In Erythrobacter sp. SG61-1L, the genomic window GACCCGCGCCACCGTCTTGCGATCACCAGCAACGATCTCGATCTCGGAACCGGGCCGCACCTTCCCGGCATCCGCTGGCGATAGGGCCAGCGTCACGGCGACCCGCGAAAGGTTTGCCACGCGGAACAACTCAGCATCCGCCGCGACTGTTTGCCCAAGCGTGACGCTGCGCGCCACTACCTGCCCAGACAACGGGGAGGCGACGGCGATCCGGTTGAGCGTCCCGCCGCCGCCGCCGGCGGCTGCGACCTGCTGTTGAGCAAGACGCAAGGCAATGCGCGCTTCAGTCGCCGCCGTGCGTGCAGCGATCAGATCCTGTTCGGGCGAAACCCGCTCATTGAACAGCCTTTGCTCGCGGCGCAGATTAGATTCGGCGAGCGACAACCGTGCCCGCGCCGCTTCGATCTCGGCATTGAGCGATGCGGCTTCGCGGCTTTCGATGATGGCCAGCGTCTGTCCGCGACCGACCGTCTGGCCAAGATTGCGCGTAAGCGAGACAACGCGGCCGCCGATCGCGGCGGACACGACCTGCATCCCTTGCGGATCGCCTTCGATCGTCGCGGGCAATGTCAACGCGCCGCCACCGCTGCGAATGGCGCGCACCAGTTCGATCCCGGCAGTCTTGATCTGCTGGGGAGTCAGATCGATCTCGCCCTCTTCATCTTTATGCCCCGCTTCTTCCCCGGCGGCGGCATTTTCAGCTTTCTCCTGCGCGGGATCGCCGCCGGAGCATCCCGCCATCAGCAATGCAGCAAGAGTGAGCGGCAGCGCCGCCTTGATGGTGCGTTTCATGGTCAATTCCCCTGAAGATCGGGCGCGCGAACGGTCAGCCGTTCAAGCTGCGCCTGTGCGCTATGATAGTTGAGCAGCGCGTCGATCGCGGCGCGCCGGGTTTCGGAGAGCGTGCGTTCGGCATCGAGCAGTTCGAGTTGCCCAAATTTGCCCTCGCGATAACCGATGCGGGCGATGCGCGCGGCTTCATCCGCCGCCTGCAACGCAGGACCGCTCGCCGTCGCGGCAGTCGTCGCAGCATTGGCGGCTTCGGCCTGTGCGCGGGCAATGGCCTGATCGACCTCGATCGCGGTGACACGCTGCTGTGCCTCCGCGCGCAGCCGTTCCGAGGATGCCTGTGCAACCGCTGCCCGGCCATTGTTGAACAGGGGCAGAGGAATGGAAATGCTGAACAGCGCCGCCGTATCGCCGGTGTCACGCATATAGCGCGCCCCAGCGCCTACGGTCAGATCGGGAACCCGCTGCGCCCGCGCGAGCCGCACACCGGCATCGGCAATCGCCAGATCGGCTTCGGCCGCCGCCATTGCCAGCGTGCCCGCGCTCTCGATCTCCTGCATCGGACCA contains:
- a CDS encoding efflux RND transporter periplasmic adaptor subunit, with the translated sequence MKRTIKAALPLTLAALLMAGCSGGDPAQEKAENAAAGEEAGHKDEEGEIDLTPQQIKTAGIELVRAIRSGGGALTLPATIEGDPQGMQVVSAAIGGRVVSLTRNLGQTVGRGQTLAIIESREAASLNAEIEAARARLSLAESNLRREQRLFNERVSPEQDLIAARTAATEARIALRLAQQQVAAAGGGGGTLNRIAVASPLSGQVVARSVTLGQTVAADAELFRVANLSRVAVTLALSPADAGKVRPGSEIEIVAGDRKTVARVDFVSPILNETTRLATVIAVIDNRSGQWRVGEPVTASIQLPGGGAGSVLVPQSAIQTVEGRPTVFVRTDHGFKAVPVTLGNPSGDNVVVTSGLAGNEQLAGPNSFTLKAELGKGEAEHGH